Genomic DNA from Halobacteriovorax sp. DA5:
TGCTTCTTCATTGAAAACGGATGGTGTTGATCTCAAATTTGAATACTCTCTAAATACAAGTGAAGATTTACATGTATTCACTAATGATATTCAATCAGTCTTTTTAAATCTTTTCGAAAACTCAATATATTCTCTAGATAAGAAGTTTAAGAATATAGATGGTCAGGCCATGTTGTCTGTTCAAACCTTTGATCAAGATCATTATATACTAATCGAAATTAAAGATAACGGTGAAGGGATTCCAAAAAAATTCCTAAATAATATCTTTGAGCCATTTTTTACGACAAAGTCAGGAAGGGAAGGTTCTGGGCTTGGTATGTCTATCATACAATCGATTATAGAGAAGAATAATGGTGAGATTTTTGTCGAGTCAAAAGAAGGCGAGTTTACAATTTTTAAGATTCGTTTTCCTAAGGAGATTTCGTGATTAGGGTTCATGTACTTTTAGTTGATGATGAAGAGGATGTGCTATTCATCTTTGAGCATATTTTTGAAGACTGGGTTAAGGCCAATAAAATGCTTCTATCTTTTTCAACTTCTGGTGCCCATGCTTTAGAGATTTTGGAGAGTGAAGAAGGTCAGGATATTATTTTGATATTAACAGACATCAATATGCCTGGTATTGATGGTTTTGAATTGTTAAAAGAAGTTAATCATAGATTTCCAAATATCGATACGATAATGATTTCAGGCTATTCAAGTAACGCATACAGAAATAAGGCAAAAGAGCTAGGTGCCCTCGATTACTTTGAAAAACCTGTGGATTTCGATAAACTCATTAATTTAATGAGTGAACGCTATCCTGAACTTAGAACTTGAAATACAGTGAATAATTTCAATGTTTAAGTGTTTCTTCAAAAGTTTTAGTTAACTCATCCAAAAATAAGTGCTAGTTTGAAAATATGTTCTTTCAAAAAGCCGATAAAAAATGGAAAAAGGTTCTAGCAGGACCGATCGATCAACAAAGTAAGTTTTTAAATAAGATTTGTCAGGTCAATAGTCGAGATGCTCTTGTTTTAAGAGAGAGGTTCTTTGATAATATTGAGTTCCCACTCATGACCGAGATCTTCAAATCTGTTAAAAAAATTATTGCTCGTGGTGAGTTTGATCCAAGTTTCCGTGATTTAATTTATGACAGGCTTCTTCGTATTATAGATATTGAACATCTTTATCCTGAAGAATATGAAGAGGGGAATGAGTGTAATGGTGACGATGATAATGTTATCTTTGGAGAAAATTATCACGTTTATACGGCCTGCTATGATGATCTTGATCTCTTGATTAGTTTTATCAATTCTAGAAGTGATATAAAAAGTGTATGTGATCTTGGTTCTGGAACAGGACGTGCTTTACTCTATATGGCCTTAATGATGGATAAGAAGCTTGATTATCTAGGTCTTGAGTTGGTTGAGGAAAGAGTTGAGTTCACAAATTCAGTTGCTAGCTATTTTAAACTAGATAATGTTAAATTTGAAACTTGTGATTTCCTAGAAAATCCTCAGGCTTTTGCCGGCCGTGATGTTTACTATCTCTACGATTCAGTTGGTACAGATAACGTTCCAAGGCTTATTGCTCACTTTAAGGATCTAATTGATTCTGGGGCCAAGTTTTATCTGCTATTTATTTCTGGTTGGGATGAAATTATGCTGAATTCACTGGACAATCTTGCTGGCCTTGAGAAGTTAGAATCTCATCAAAGCCGCAAGCAACAGGGACGCGTTGTAAATTTCTATCGTTCTTAGAAACGATATTCAACCCCAATATTAAAACTAGTTTCAAATTCATTACTTTCTTGTCCTGTTAGGCTGTATTGATGCCTTCTTTGGTTAAGTGTACCATTTTCGGCCTTGGCCTCAGCAAAGAAAGAAAAACCATTTTTTCTTCCAACATCGTATTGAGATCTAATTGTAGCACCACGGCCATCTTGATCGTTAAAATATGTCTTAACTGTTGTTTGCCAACTATCTGACTTATATGTAAATCCTAAACCTACTTCGTTAGCTGTTTCTCCAATTAGTGGTGTTTCAAATGAAAAGTGGTATGTCATGCGAGATTCAGTTAGAAGGCTCGCTGAGATTTTTCCACTAACTCCTTTATTGTTTAGGAATGCTGCAAATTCTGGCCATGTTACTTCGCCCACCGGTGTTTTGAATGCATACGTGTCAGTGTAGTGTTTATTTAACATAATTTCGTCACTAAAAGCGTTTACGGCCTCCCATGT
This window encodes:
- a CDS encoding methyltransferase domain-containing protein, whose amino-acid sequence is MFFQKADKKWKKVLAGPIDQQSKFLNKICQVNSRDALVLRERFFDNIEFPLMTEIFKSVKKIIARGEFDPSFRDLIYDRLLRIIDIEHLYPEEYEEGNECNGDDDNVIFGENYHVYTACYDDLDLLISFINSRSDIKSVCDLGSGTGRALLYMALMMDKKLDYLGLELVEERVEFTNSVASYFKLDNVKFETCDFLENPQAFAGRDVYYLYDSVGTDNVPRLIAHFKDLIDSGAKFYLLFISGWDEIMLNSLDNLAGLEKLESHQSRKQQGRVVNFYRS
- a CDS encoding response regulator — its product is MIRVHVLLVDDEEDVLFIFEHIFEDWVKANKMLLSFSTSGAHALEILESEEGQDIILILTDINMPGIDGFELLKEVNHRFPNIDTIMISGYSSNAYRNKAKELGALDYFEKPVDFDKLINLMSERYPELRT